A single genomic interval of Noviherbaspirillum cavernae harbors:
- a CDS encoding sulfurtransferase — MSHTTLISAADLTRHAGDRHWIIVDCRHDLTNPDAGCAAYLSGHIPGAQFAHLDTDLSDKTPGPNGEFRGRHPLPRPDAFIDTLRRWGINDDSQVIAYDAQGGMFAARLWWMLRWVGHEAVAVLDGGLPAWQAQGQQLTAEPASGSRGTITLRTPLVSTVDVNDVVANLSNRQRFVIDARAPDRFRGENETLDPVGGHIPGARNRFFKDNLQADGRFKSPEQLRADFAAVVTTPQASIMQCGSGATACHNLLAMEVAGLPGAALYPGSWSEWCADPSRPVATGAA, encoded by the coding sequence ATGTCCCATACCACACTGATTTCCGCCGCCGATCTGACGCGCCATGCAGGGGACAGGCACTGGATCATCGTGGATTGTCGCCACGATCTGACCAATCCCGATGCGGGCTGCGCCGCCTACCTGTCGGGGCATATTCCCGGCGCGCAATTCGCGCACCTGGATACCGATCTTTCCGACAAGACGCCGGGACCGAACGGCGAGTTTCGCGGACGTCATCCGCTGCCTCGCCCCGATGCCTTCATCGACACCCTGCGCCGCTGGGGCATCAACGACGACTCGCAGGTGATCGCCTATGATGCGCAAGGCGGCATGTTCGCTGCCCGTCTGTGGTGGATGCTGCGCTGGGTCGGACATGAAGCCGTCGCGGTGCTGGACGGCGGTTTGCCGGCATGGCAGGCACAGGGACAGCAATTGACTGCCGAACCCGCATCGGGATCACGCGGCACGATCACACTCCGCACGCCGCTCGTGTCCACCGTCGATGTGAATGACGTCGTGGCCAATCTGTCGAACAGGCAACGCTTCGTCATCGATGCACGCGCGCCGGATCGCTTTCGCGGGGAAAACGAAACACTCGATCCGGTCGGTGGCCATATTCCGGGCGCGCGGAACCGTTTCTTCAAGGACAATCTGCAGGCCGACGGTCGTTTCAAGTCACCGGAGCAACTGCGCGCAGACTTCGCCGCAGTCGTCACCACGCCGCAGGCGAGCATCATGCAATGCGGTTCGGGCGCGACCGCCTGCCACAACCTGCTGGCGATGGAAGTCGCGGGCTTGCCGGGTGCTGCGCTGTATCCGGGCTCGTGGAGCGAGTGGTGTGCCGATCCGTCACGCCCCGTTGCGACCGGAGCGGCCTGA